In the Candidatus Hydrogenedentota bacterium genome, one interval contains:
- a CDS encoding HEPN domain-containing protein has translation MGDRFCALIGRDEHSGLERAPLSRYPLLPERATGRRGAVTEALDALIAYRAACAEEAIRDARVLAEAGGFRACVNRLYYACFYAVSAVLIRKGLSSPRHTGVRSLFNQHFVMPGVISKDVAAIFNDLFERRHQGDYADFSAFTKEHVIPWTGQASVLVRTVLARATIIDI, from the coding sequence ATGGGAGACAGGTTCTGTGCTCTCATCGGTCGTGATGAGCACAGCGGATTGGAACGCGCCCCGCTTTCGCGTTACCCCCTTCTACCAGAGCGTGCAACGGGAAGGCGCGGTGCTGTGACGGAAGCCTTGGATGCGCTCATCGCGTATCGGGCTGCCTGCGCGGAGGAGGCAATCCGGGATGCTCGCGTCTTGGCGGAAGCAGGGGGATTCCGCGCTTGCGTGAACAGGCTCTATTACGCTTGTTTCTACGCGGTTTCCGCGGTGTTGATACGCAAAGGACTCAGTTCCCCGAGGCACACAGGGGTACGGTCTCTTTTCAATCAACATTTCGTGATGCCGGGTGTCATTTCCAAAGACGTTGCGGCGATATTCAACGACTTGTTTGAACGGAGGCACCAGGGCGACTATGCCGACTTCAGCGCATTTACAAAGGAGCACGTGATTCCCTGGACCGGGCAAGCGAGTGTGCTTGTGCGAACCGTGCTTGCGCGCGCAACAATAATAGATATCTGA
- a CDS encoding nucleotidyltransferase domain-containing protein: MTDAQTQLLRRVKEVVLALEPAAQVILYGSRVREAAAEDSDWDILVLLEGAVDDSRTDLVRHALYEIEWETGSVLSSVVMSTADWNAPRFRVTPFYQSVQREGAVL; this comes from the coding sequence TTGACGGATGCGCAGACGCAGCTCTTGAGGCGGGTTAAGGAAGTCGTGCTGGCCCTTGAACCGGCGGCGCAGGTGATCCTCTATGGCTCTCGGGTCCGCGAGGCGGCGGCGGAAGACTCCGATTGGGATATTCTCGTGTTGCTGGAGGGCGCGGTGGATGACTCAAGGACCGATCTGGTCCGGCATGCCCTCTACGAGATCGAATGGGAGACAGGTTCTGTGCTCTCATCGGTCGTGATGAGCACAGCGGATTGGAACGCGCCCCGCTTTCGCGTTACCCCCTTCTACCAGAGCGTGCAACGGGAAGGCGCGGTGCTGTGA
- a CDS encoding tetratricopeptide repeat protein gives MKLILPITLLHLSVTVGCCSLTGLHTNETAFQSAPLKPNDQARAYAHYLTALYEERRGNADEALEEMSQAAMLDPEAPAPTLRLIRAYLQRQDYQNALKFTEHMSRLTPDNAKLWILLGEIYHQLHQDNDAAGAFSKAIELDPENVQNYGALAKLLEDMNDLVATVEIYERLVTLDPDSVLFHFELGVNLARMNDLPAARAALERAVEVKPDFVRARLVLALVCLDENRLDEAVAHLRRYLIRRPGDPDALEQLAYGLTRLGKYEEAIEILRGIVEGAGAEAEHHLALMYVLLRSGQPREAERYMPAEDAPFLTSFLRAVARRDRGEPVIPLLETLDQIEGSLDGDCDLYLAELLRHLGREECAAYLLQVLDDFSATGVRSRTLLALRARILMVLERYAEAQDILSGVLNEFGADKDLHYSLAVTCEELDDFDGTERHLKAYLESAPNDAEVLNFLGYLYAEHGVKINEAETLVRRALEQEPESPYYLDSLGWVFYRQGKAQEAVEHIQRAIAFMEGDDAILRDHLGDAYLLNGDVDRAVTEWRKARRLDPELAGVQEKLDQYGGQTPPGN, from the coding sequence ATGAAATTGATCCTTCCGATTACCCTGCTCCATCTGAGCGTGACGGTCGGCTGTTGTTCGTTGACCGGGCTGCATACGAATGAAACCGCTTTCCAGTCCGCGCCGCTCAAACCGAACGACCAGGCGCGGGCCTACGCGCATTACCTCACCGCGCTGTACGAAGAACGCCGGGGCAACGCAGACGAAGCGCTGGAAGAGATGAGCCAGGCGGCAATGCTCGATCCGGAAGCGCCCGCGCCAACGCTGCGCCTTATCCGCGCGTATCTGCAGCGCCAGGATTACCAGAATGCGCTGAAATTCACGGAACACATGTCGCGGCTGACGCCGGACAACGCCAAGCTGTGGATCCTGCTCGGAGAGATCTATCATCAATTGCACCAGGACAACGACGCCGCGGGCGCGTTCTCGAAGGCCATCGAACTCGACCCGGAGAACGTGCAGAACTACGGTGCCCTCGCCAAGCTTCTCGAAGACATGAATGACCTTGTGGCGACCGTCGAGATTTACGAACGCTTGGTCACACTGGACCCGGATTCGGTGCTATTCCACTTCGAATTAGGCGTCAACCTCGCCCGGATGAACGATTTGCCAGCGGCGCGCGCAGCGCTGGAGCGGGCGGTCGAGGTCAAACCCGATTTTGTCCGTGCGCGGCTCGTGCTGGCCTTGGTCTGCCTCGATGAAAACCGCCTGGACGAAGCGGTCGCGCACCTGCGCCGCTACCTGATCCGCCGCCCGGGAGACCCGGACGCGCTGGAGCAGTTGGCGTACGGCTTGACGAGGCTGGGCAAGTATGAAGAAGCAATTGAAATACTCCGGGGTATTGTTGAGGGCGCCGGCGCGGAGGCGGAGCATCACCTCGCGCTGATGTACGTGTTGCTGCGTTCCGGTCAGCCGCGCGAAGCCGAACGGTACATGCCGGCCGAGGATGCGCCGTTCCTGACGTCGTTTCTGCGCGCGGTCGCCCGGCGCGATCGCGGCGAACCGGTGATTCCGCTGCTGGAAACGCTGGACCAGATCGAAGGCAGCCTCGATGGCGACTGTGATTTGTATCTGGCCGAGTTGCTGCGTCATCTCGGCCGGGAAGAGTGCGCCGCTTATCTCCTGCAGGTCTTGGACGATTTCAGCGCCACGGGTGTGCGCTCGCGCACGCTCCTGGCGCTGCGCGCGCGTATCCTGATGGTCCTGGAACGCTATGCGGAGGCCCAGGACATACTGAGCGGCGTGCTCAATGAATTCGGCGCGGACAAGGACCTGCATTACTCGCTTGCCGTCACCTGCGAAGAACTCGACGACTTTGACGGCACGGAGCGGCATCTCAAGGCTTATCTCGAAAGCGCGCCCAATGATGCCGAGGTCCTTAACTTCCTCGGATACCTGTATGCCGAACATGGGGTGAAGATTAACGAAGCCGAGACCTTGGTCCGGCGCGCTCTCGAACAGGAACCCGAAAGCCCCTATTACCTGGACAGCCTGGGATGGGTTTTCTACCGGCAGGGCAAGGCACAAGAAGCCGTCGAGCATATTCAACGCGCCATCGCCTTCATGGAGGGCGACGACGCCATACTGCGCGACCATCTCGGCGACGCCTATTTGCTCAATGGAGACGTGGACCGCGCGGTTACGGAATGGCGCAAGGCACGGCGGCTGGACCCCGAACTCGCGGGGGTACAGGAGAAGTTGGACCAATACGGGGGCCAGACCCCTCCCGGGAATTGA
- a CDS encoding EscU/YscU/HrcU family type III secretion system export apparatus switch protein, translating into MKAREKEPERRRKAVALRYDAAQDAAPRVVAKGTGLIAERILELAREHDVHVHEDPALVGLLAKLDIDAPIPETLYRAVAEVLAFVYRLNKRLEPPRPPRR; encoded by the coding sequence ATGAAAGCAAGGGAAAAGGAACCGGAGCGGCGGCGGAAGGCGGTGGCCCTGCGCTATGACGCGGCGCAAGACGCCGCGCCTCGCGTGGTCGCGAAGGGCACGGGCCTCATTGCGGAACGTATTCTCGAGCTTGCGCGCGAGCACGACGTGCACGTGCACGAAGACCCCGCGCTGGTTGGGCTGCTCGCCAAACTGGACATTGACGCGCCGATCCCCGAGACGCTGTACCGGGCGGTGGCGGAAGTCCTGGCGTTCGTATACCGCCTCAATAAGAGACTCGAGCCGCCGCGCCCACCCCGCCGCTGA
- a CDS encoding PIG-L family deacetylase has protein sequence MKLHLDSAEIFVPDGLPADTALVRTTHMAFGAHQDDLEIMSFSGILECFQQNDLWYTGVVVTNGSGSPRDDLYKDYTDADMRAVRMQEQKKAAVVGEYAAQVLLDHPSSALKDPANKGPVEDMTELIRHARPGVVFTHNLADKHDTHVAVTLRLIEAIRALAPADRPSKLLGCEVWRDLDWLCDADKVPLDVSAHENLQAALLGVFDSQICGGKRYDLATMGRRKAHATYYASHGVDEAAGLNFAMDLTPLITTHADQHPGAFLQQYVQRFTDEVQGRISKLLA, from the coding sequence ATGAAGCTGCATCTTGACTCAGCCGAGATTTTCGTGCCCGATGGTTTGCCCGCGGACACGGCGCTGGTGCGCACGACGCACATGGCGTTTGGCGCACATCAGGACGACCTCGAGATCATGTCTTTCTCGGGGATTCTCGAGTGTTTTCAGCAGAACGACTTGTGGTACACAGGCGTCGTGGTTACCAACGGCAGTGGCTCGCCGCGTGACGACCTGTACAAGGACTATACGGACGCGGACATGCGCGCCGTGCGCATGCAGGAGCAGAAGAAGGCCGCGGTCGTCGGGGAGTACGCGGCGCAGGTCTTGCTCGACCACCCCAGCAGCGCGCTGAAGGACCCGGCGAACAAGGGCCCGGTCGAAGACATGACGGAACTGATCCGCCATGCGCGCCCCGGCGTCGTTTTTACGCACAACCTCGCGGACAAGCACGACACGCATGTCGCGGTTACGCTGCGTCTCATCGAGGCGATCCGCGCGCTCGCGCCAGCCGATCGGCCGTCCAAGCTCTTGGGCTGCGAGGTCTGGCGCGACCTGGACTGGCTCTGCGATGCGGACAAGGTGCCGCTGGACGTGTCCGCGCACGAAAACCTGCAAGCGGCGTTGCTGGGCGTGTTCGATTCGCAAATCTGCGGCGGCAAACGCTACGACCTCGCAACGATGGGCCGGCGCAAGGCCCACGCCACGTACTATGCCTCTCACGGCGTTGACGAGGCGGCGGGCCTGAACTTCGCCATGGACCTGACGCCCTTGATTACAACCCATGCGGACCAGCATCCCGGCGCGTTCCTCCAGCAATACGTCCAGCGTTTCACGGACGAAGTGCAGGGCCGTATCTCGAAACTGCTGGCATGA
- a CDS encoding arylsulfatase — MLDRRAFLELAAWGLAAAGLPPAARAETAKKPNIVVILADDMGYGDLGCQNPDSKIPTPNLDRLATEGVRFTDAHAPASVCSPTRYGILTGRYCWRSRLQSSVLWEWDPPLIEPDRLTLPALLKQHGYATACIGKWHLGWDWPFIGGIPESKEAIACASLDWSKPVAGGPLAAGFDYYFGDDVPNFPPYVFIENDRALSIPSEMKPEGMFGRPGPMQPGWELEAVMPAITRKAAEWIDRADSVPGRPFFLYFPLTAPHTPIAPAAAFKGRSRAGDYGDYVVEVDWAVGQVLDALERNLRAENTLVVFTSDNGPENSAYKRIQEYGHCSMDGLRGLKRDTWEGGHRVPFLARWPGRIVPGATSAETICLTDIMATMAALLGAQLHDDAAEDSYNVLPALLGETRDAPIREATVHHSCSGRFAIRKGPWVLIDARTGDDNKEPDWFQQERRYQPHDQPGELYDLSADLAERRNLYADHPEIVAELKNLLEKYKREGRSVPRSRRNGTAQERSII; from the coding sequence ATGCTCGACAGGCGCGCTTTCCTCGAACTTGCCGCATGGGGTCTCGCCGCAGCGGGATTGCCGCCGGCCGCGCGCGCTGAGACTGCCAAGAAACCCAACATCGTTGTCATCCTCGCCGACGACATGGGCTACGGAGACCTCGGATGTCAGAATCCGGATTCAAAGATCCCGACGCCGAATCTGGACCGCCTGGCGACGGAAGGCGTCCGGTTCACGGACGCCCACGCGCCCGCGTCGGTGTGTTCGCCAACGCGGTACGGCATCCTGACGGGGCGCTACTGCTGGCGCAGCCGCCTCCAGTCGAGCGTGCTCTGGGAATGGGACCCTCCGCTCATCGAGCCGGACCGCCTGACGCTTCCCGCGCTGCTCAAGCAGCACGGTTACGCCACCGCCTGCATTGGCAAATGGCACCTTGGTTGGGACTGGCCCTTCATCGGCGGTATCCCGGAATCGAAAGAGGCGATTGCCTGTGCGTCCCTTGACTGGTCGAAGCCGGTCGCGGGCGGACCGCTCGCCGCCGGGTTCGACTACTATTTCGGCGACGACGTGCCCAATTTCCCGCCGTATGTCTTCATTGAGAACGACCGCGCGCTGAGCATACCCAGCGAAATGAAACCCGAGGGGATGTTCGGACGGCCCGGGCCCATGCAGCCCGGCTGGGAACTGGAAGCCGTCATGCCCGCGATCACGCGTAAGGCCGCCGAATGGATCGACCGCGCGGACAGCGTGCCGGGGCGGCCGTTCTTCCTCTATTTCCCGCTGACGGCCCCGCACACGCCCATCGCGCCCGCTGCCGCGTTCAAGGGCAGAAGCCGGGCCGGCGACTACGGCGACTATGTCGTCGAGGTGGACTGGGCGGTCGGGCAGGTGCTCGACGCGCTCGAACGTAATCTCCGCGCTGAGAACACGCTGGTCGTCTTCACCAGCGATAACGGCCCCGAAAACTCGGCCTATAAGCGCATCCAGGAGTACGGGCATTGCAGCATGGACGGGCTCCGGGGACTCAAACGCGACACCTGGGAAGGCGGGCACCGCGTGCCGTTTCTTGCGCGCTGGCCCGGGCGCATAGTCCCCGGCGCGACGAGCGCCGAGACCATTTGCCTCACCGACATCATGGCCACCATGGCCGCACTGCTCGGCGCGCAACTGCACGACGATGCCGCCGAGGACAGCTATAATGTCCTCCCCGCGCTCCTGGGCGAAACGCGGGACGCACCCATCCGCGAGGCGACGGTCCACCACAGTTGTAGTGGCCGCTTCGCCATCCGAAAGGGCCCCTGGGTACTAATCGACGCGCGCACCGGCGACGACAACAAGGAACCGGACTGGTTCCAGCAGGAGCGGCGCTATCAGCCCCACGACCAGCCCGGCGAACTGTACGACCTTTCAGCCGATCTCGCGGAGCGCCGGAATCTGTATGCGGACCATCCGGAAATTGTGGCGGAACTCAAGAACCTTCTGGAGAAATACAAGCGCGAAGGCCGAAGCGTTCCCCGGAGTAGACGCAACGGAACGGCGCAAGAAAGGTCTATAATATGA
- a CDS encoding DUF4091 domain-containing protein gives MRLEGLGLLTAVLLVGTAAATPITEDVQVEGHYLRLGIPPAGGVLKDFGLLANPVNHAGPNGLLLEGFGVGSYYVPNRRLNEKTELLTQPDGVPAILFAYDCDGPNIRGLHVERLIEAFPNETSLRITWTIENRGAEQQWVAPWVRNDTAVGGTVSKTDLLIAPTLEGVRRIERVGYFPMARNWVSVTDPATKETLYAVFDADHLHSVLGVWGPDQNLCGFQAAFVPRLLKPGETWTTKCRLNFVRGLDHVDFATDEFAAQVDYASGKLVMLLAAVKTLDQTEIHARLVAANGRVWKPATKRFSASPDRVIRCTYSWTAPADGAYELLAQLRRGDEPVMLGQDTASPHGGIDTQFAAGPRRPVAFEAWTDAPYALERGARTLDRTLAADGAVAAWFEPSLEKVFRDDVPRPQGKIDPTARLSLARNEYESFQIVFRPAEGRDLFDVSIHFQDLVKEDGGARIPAECLTASLVGYVPVRVPSNFEGPTGEWPDPLPRLPERFPAPGGRCTPVWVTLYASPDTPPGTYRSMFEVQNAGPEPLEFGLEVRVYDFTLPLSARLKTDFGISLDKLDRGGGDALRRAYLENALEHRVTLRELTQLPEPSPNFPAGLQAYQTRLQSLRQHGATTFCVPASLANAPDQLGQANAFVARNNLRGGAFVHLAQQPSNADWPALLQSMERWKANAPDIPVMVTTHGIDPFLPETLDRWAVHLPVIDTVNSGLIVKRILDGGEVWTYVNHAPPRPYGNFFVDFAGIEHRILFWQCAVLGIRGMHYWNVNYTEPGQDPWKSLLDATPVNGDGFLVYPGADGPVNSIRWEIIRDGIEDYDYLMLFQDLRKRLEKTGGHAALLQRAAQVYNFDELVPSLVGFSRDPQVLLRKRALVAELIEEMRRALQ, from the coding sequence GTGCGCCTTGAAGGGCTCGGACTGTTGACCGCTGTCTTGCTGGTGGGCACTGCTGCCGCCACGCCCATCACGGAAGATGTCCAGGTCGAAGGCCATTATCTGCGGCTGGGCATCCCGCCCGCGGGCGGCGTTCTGAAAGACTTTGGCCTGCTGGCGAACCCTGTTAACCATGCGGGGCCAAATGGTCTGCTGCTGGAGGGTTTTGGGGTCGGCAGTTACTACGTGCCGAACCGCCGCCTGAATGAAAAGACGGAATTGCTCACCCAGCCGGACGGCGTCCCCGCGATCCTGTTCGCTTACGACTGTGACGGTCCGAACATCCGGGGCCTGCATGTCGAGCGCCTGATCGAAGCGTTCCCGAACGAGACGTCCTTGCGCATTACATGGACGATTGAAAACCGCGGCGCCGAGCAGCAATGGGTGGCGCCGTGGGTACGCAACGACACGGCCGTCGGAGGAACGGTATCGAAGACGGACCTGCTCATTGCGCCGACGCTGGAGGGCGTTCGGCGCATCGAGCGCGTGGGGTATTTCCCCATGGCGCGGAACTGGGTGTCCGTGACGGACCCCGCGACGAAAGAAACGCTCTACGCGGTTTTCGACGCGGACCACCTGCACTCGGTCCTCGGCGTCTGGGGCCCGGACCAGAACCTGTGCGGTTTCCAGGCCGCGTTTGTGCCGCGTCTGCTCAAGCCGGGCGAGACCTGGACCACCAAGTGCCGGCTGAACTTCGTCCGGGGACTCGACCACGTTGATTTCGCCACGGACGAGTTCGCCGCGCAGGTCGACTACGCTTCGGGCAAGCTGGTGATGCTCTTGGCCGCCGTCAAGACGCTGGACCAGACGGAAATCCACGCGCGGCTCGTGGCCGCGAACGGGCGGGTCTGGAAACCGGCTACGAAGCGGTTCAGTGCCAGCCCCGACCGTGTCATTCGCTGCACCTACTCGTGGACCGCGCCCGCGGATGGCGCCTATGAATTGCTGGCGCAGTTGCGCCGCGGTGACGAGCCTGTGATGCTCGGGCAGGATACAGCATCGCCTCATGGGGGGATTGACACGCAATTCGCAGCAGGGCCTCGCCGTCCCGTTGCGTTCGAGGCGTGGACCGACGCCCCGTACGCGCTGGAGCGGGGCGCGCGCACGCTCGACCGCACGCTTGCCGCAGACGGCGCGGTGGCGGCGTGGTTCGAGCCGTCGCTGGAAAAGGTCTTCCGTGACGATGTGCCGCGGCCGCAAGGCAAGATCGACCCGACCGCGCGGCTGAGCCTCGCGCGCAACGAATACGAATCGTTTCAGATAGTCTTTCGCCCCGCGGAAGGCCGCGACCTGTTCGACGTATCCATTCACTTTCAGGACCTGGTCAAGGAGGACGGCGGCGCAAGAATCCCGGCGGAGTGTCTGACGGCCTCGCTCGTCGGTTATGTACCGGTGCGGGTCCCCTCCAACTTCGAGGGGCCCACTGGCGAATGGCCCGACCCGTTGCCGCGACTACCGGAGCGCTTCCCTGCGCCCGGGGGCCGGTGCACGCCCGTGTGGGTCACCTTGTATGCGTCCCCTGATACGCCGCCGGGCACGTACCGCAGCATGTTTGAAGTGCAGAACGCCGGGCCGGAACCGCTGGAGTTTGGCCTCGAGGTACGCGTGTACGACTTCACGCTGCCGCTTTCGGCGCGGCTCAAGACGGATTTCGGGATCAGCCTGGACAAGCTGGACAGGGGCGGCGGGGATGCGCTCAGACGCGCGTATCTCGAGAACGCATTGGAGCATCGCGTCACGCTGCGCGAGTTGACCCAGTTGCCGGAGCCTTCGCCGAATTTTCCGGCGGGGTTGCAGGCATATCAGACGCGGTTGCAGTCGCTGCGCCAGCACGGCGCCACAACGTTCTGCGTGCCCGCGTCCCTGGCCAACGCGCCGGACCAGCTGGGGCAAGCCAATGCCTTCGTCGCGCGCAACAACCTGCGCGGCGGCGCCTTCGTCCACCTCGCGCAGCAGCCGTCAAACGCGGACTGGCCCGCGCTGCTTCAGTCCATGGAGCGATGGAAGGCAAACGCGCCCGATATCCCGGTCATGGTGACCACGCATGGTATCGACCCGTTCCTGCCGGAAACGCTCGACCGCTGGGCTGTACATCTGCCCGTCATCGACACGGTGAACAGCGGGCTGATCGTGAAACGAATCCTCGACGGCGGCGAAGTCTGGACGTACGTGAACCACGCGCCGCCCCGGCCCTACGGCAATTTCTTCGTCGATTTCGCGGGCATCGAGCATCGCATCCTGTTCTGGCAGTGCGCCGTGCTCGGCATTCGCGGGATGCACTACTGGAACGTCAATTACACCGAGCCCGGTCAGGACCCGTGGAAATCGCTGCTCGACGCCACGCCCGTGAACGGCGACGGATTCCTCGTCTATCCCGGCGCGGATGGACCGGTCAACTCGATACGCTGGGAGATCATCCGCGACGGCATCGAGGACTACGACTACCTGATGTTGTTCCAGGACCTTCGCAAGCGTCTTGAAAAAACGGGCGGGCATGCGGCGCTGCTTCAGCGCGCGGCGCAAGTCTACAACTTCGACGAACTCGTGCCTAGTCTCGTAGGGTTCTCCCGCGATCCGCAGGTGCTCCTGCGGAAACGCGCGCTCGTCGCCGAACTCATTGAAGAAATGCGCAGGGCGCTGCAATAA
- a CDS encoding ribonuclease HII: MARRTRQTLDSPEAARLNSMWTFEAEAHANGFLRVAGVDEAGRGPLAGPLVAAAVILAEPVPGVDDSKRLTPQRRETLYETLRAGPHAIGVAIVAPETIDRIGIQQANYMAMAQAAQALETSPDFLLVDGFAIPGTIWPHKRIVKGDQRSLSIAAASIVAKVTRDRIMMELDMRYPVYGFARHKGYGTREHLEALGAFGPCPAHRRSFAPLNNAAATAALAGMGDEVQRR; the protein is encoded by the coding sequence ATGGCACGGCGCACGCGACAGACGCTGGATTCCCCGGAAGCGGCCCGCCTCAATTCCATGTGGACATTCGAGGCGGAAGCGCATGCGAACGGTTTCTTGCGCGTAGCGGGCGTGGACGAGGCCGGGCGCGGGCCGCTCGCCGGGCCGCTCGTGGCGGCAGCAGTCATTCTGGCGGAGCCGGTGCCTGGCGTGGACGATTCGAAGCGCCTGACGCCGCAGCGGCGCGAAACACTTTACGAGACCTTGCGCGCGGGCCCGCACGCAATCGGCGTGGCGATTGTCGCGCCGGAAACGATTGACCGCATCGGCATTCAGCAGGCCAACTACATGGCCATGGCGCAGGCGGCGCAGGCGTTGGAAACGTCCCCGGATTTTCTGCTGGTAGACGGGTTCGCGATTCCGGGCACGATATGGCCGCACAAGCGGATCGTGAAAGGCGACCAGCGTTCGCTCTCTATCGCGGCGGCCAGCATCGTGGCGAAAGTCACGCGAGATCGGATCATGATGGAACTGGATATGCGATATCCGGTCTACGGATTCGCCAGGCACAAAGGTTACGGCACGCGGGAACACCTCGAGGCGCTGGGCGCGTTTGGGCCGTGCCCGGCGCATCGCAGGAGTTTCGCGCCGTTAAACAACGCCGCCGCAACCGCGGCGCTGGCGGGCATGGGCGACGAGGTGCAGCGTAGATGA
- a CDS encoding zinc-ribbon domain-containing protein, with amino-acid sequence MFFIVGVDDKTEKKERGRFHCPICGSEQNYTRRVVQRAFTFFFIPVFNLGKKGEFIECDRCKSRLNPGALKP; translated from the coding sequence ATGTTCTTCATCGTAGGCGTTGACGACAAGACGGAAAAGAAGGAGCGCGGCCGGTTCCACTGCCCCATTTGCGGCAGCGAGCAGAATTACACACGGCGCGTGGTCCAGCGGGCCTTCACGTTCTTCTTCATCCCCGTGTTCAACCTCGGCAAGAAGGGCGAATTCATCGAGTGCGACCGCTGCAAGTCGCGCCTGAACCCCGGCGCGCTCAAGCCTTGA
- a CDS encoding alpha-L-fucosidase: MKAGFCLQWICVACLPAGAMAEEISSVRLPDEVRAQQVRDLRFGMFICWSFSTFSGEEWTRGVTDVSFFHPTGCDTDPWCAAAKAAEMGYILFLAKHHDGFCLWDTQTTDWKVTKSPLGIDVLAQLRQSCDKHGLKLALYFSEGDWTWPGNKNPELKKAQLRELCTQYGPIEFFWMDHAQEDGGLDHEATAAWVEQFQPNCLVGFNHGAPAGRLCLRERGRPGPIGDAAASEYNKEAEQSYKGYLLAEFTYPILPEHEGGAQWFYSLPRHDRLCLPPDKIFQDYLGAVEYGNIFSLDAGPDYAGRLRDIDVETLTAVGQMIRDWRERPSKPGAERP; the protein is encoded by the coding sequence ATGAAAGCAGGTTTTTGTCTGCAATGGATTTGCGTGGCGTGTCTGCCGGCCGGCGCGATGGCGGAGGAAATTTCGAGTGTGCGCCTTCCCGACGAGGTGCGGGCGCAACAGGTGCGGGACTTGCGGTTCGGCATGTTCATTTGCTGGTCGTTCAGCACTTTCTCAGGCGAGGAGTGGACGCGCGGCGTCACGGACGTCAGCTTCTTCCATCCCACGGGCTGCGACACCGACCCGTGGTGCGCGGCGGCAAAAGCGGCGGAAATGGGGTACATCCTGTTCCTTGCGAAACATCACGACGGCTTCTGCCTCTGGGACACGCAGACTACGGACTGGAAGGTCACGAAGAGTCCGCTGGGCATCGACGTGCTGGCGCAATTGCGCCAATCATGCGACAAGCACGGGCTCAAGCTCGCGCTTTATTTCTCGGAAGGCGACTGGACCTGGCCGGGAAACAAGAACCCCGAGCTGAAGAAGGCGCAACTGCGCGAACTCTGCACGCAATATGGTCCCATCGAGTTTTTCTGGATGGACCACGCCCAGGAAGACGGCGGGCTCGACCACGAGGCCACGGCGGCATGGGTCGAGCAGTTCCAGCCCAATTGCCTCGTCGGTTTCAATCACGGCGCGCCCGCAGGGCGCTTATGCCTGCGCGAGCGGGGCCGGCCCGGCCCTATCGGCGACGCCGCCGCTTCCGAATACAACAAAGAGGCGGAGCAGTCTTACAAAGGCTACCTGCTCGCCGAATTCACCTATCCGATTCTGCCGGAACACGAAGGCGGGGCGCAGTGGTTCTATTCGCTTCCCAGGCACGACCGGCTCTGCCTGCCGCCCGACAAGATCTTCCAGGACTATCTGGGCGCAGTCGAATACGGCAACATCTTCTCGCTCGACGCGGGGCCGGACTATGCGGGGCGCCTGCGCGACATCGACGTGGAAACGCTGACCGCGGTCGGACAGATGATCCGCGACTGGCGCGAGAGACCGTCCAAGCCGGGCGCGGAGAGACCGTGA